The Ignavibacteriota bacterium genomic sequence TTTTTTCCCCTTTTATTGGTGTGTTTTGTTATAATTTCAGAAATCACTAAGTGGATTCTGAAAAATTCTCAGAAGGAAGTTACTTTAAATCATTTGTGATTTAAATGAGATGAAATATCCTTTTAAAACATGATATATACAAGATAAATATATTTTTATTTTTTGGAATTTTAATAAGATTTAGGCGGTTTTATTGATCCAAATTAAAAAAAGGAAATTTAGAAAGAAAATTGTAAAAAACTAATTCAAAATTTTCATTAATAATTATTCAAACAGCTTTTCAATAAAGTTCTTTTTCTTTAAATCTGTATTTTTTGTAATATATCTTATATAATTCTTTAATGTTACAATTCCAACCGGACCTTCATAAATTCCGCCATATTGAAACCCGTCATATACTCTAACCGCAATAACATTTTTACCGCTGCGTAAATCTGCTTTATTTATTTTATAACCGCGAAGTTGTTTATATTCACTATTATCGCCGTTGGAAAAATTTTTTATCAAAGGCATTGCCAATACATCTCCAGTTGATCCAACCTTTTTTTCATTTAGGAAAGTTTCATCAATATCGTCAATTTTACCAACCATTAAAACTAAATCATTGCTCTCAAAATCCTTTTCTAAATTTATATTAAATGTAATTCTGTACCATGCGAAACCGTCATAACCGTCAAACCCTTGCTGCTCCCAAGTTGAAGGGACAATTATTGATTTCCAATCTCTATCGTCAAAATTATTTTTTAACCAGCTTGAATTATCGCCGGTCCTAAATTTCCAATATCCTTCAAAATTAGCAATAAAATTTAAAGCCAAATCATTTGTAAAAATTCCAATGTCACCGTTATAAATTCCGCCGTCTAACTGTTCATCAAAAACTCTAATCGCAATTATATTTTTACCATTCTGCGCTAAATCGGAAATTTGTAATGGAATCCATATTTTTAGATTATAAGCAGTTCTAAAATTCGGCGGAAATGATCCTGATGTAGCTATTAGTTTTCCATTAAGAAAAATTTCCGCAACGTCATCAATAACGCCCAATGATAAATAAAGTTTATTCTTGCCGTTTTTAACATTTAAGTCGAATTCTTTTCTATACCAAGCGTAACCATCATAACCGTTATAACCTTCATCTTCCCATCTAGATGGAACTTTTATCGGGTCCCAATCTGAATCATTATAATTTGGATTTGCCCACATTTTGTTATCGCCGAGATTAAATTTCCAAAGTCCGTTCAAATTTTCAATTCTTGAGAATTTTTGCTCGGCGGCAATTCCGCTGTTTATTATTATAAGTAAGGCAAATCCAATTATGTATAATCTAATGTTCATGATGTTAAACCATTATATTGTATTTAATTTCTTAACAAAATTATTTAGTCTCAATAATATTATCAACAAATGCTTCAAAATATTTTGATCTTAATTTATCATAAGCATACAAACTGCTAAGTAATTCTTCGCAAAAATCAGTGTATTCCGTATCTGAATTTTCTATTACCGAATTCTTAATTGTATTAATGCAATTAAGTGAACCAAGCTGTGCCAAACTTAACGCAATGATTTTTTTATCATTTGTGTCTTCAGTTTCTCCAAGCATTTCAATTAAATTATCTTCAAAATTAGATAATTTGTATTTACCAATATTTTCAACCGTGCTCATTACAACACCATGGTTTTCCGAATCTAATGATTTTTCAATGTTCTTCATTATTAGATCTAATGTAACATAATCGGATGTATTTTTTGAAGTAATATAGTTTTGAGCATTCATTTGAAAAGTTGCCAATATTAAAAGCGCGAAAACCGAAATGAATTTTACGGTTAATTTTGTTGTGTTTAAGTTTCTCATTGTAAAGCCCTCCATTTGGTGTTGAAAAAATATTATTTGTTTTGTTTTCCATTGTCATTTGTACGTAAATTATTGTCACAAGTTGTCATTAGTTTTATTTCTTTGCGATCTAAATAATTTTACGTTCACCAATTAAGACGAGAACTGCACGAGGAGAGTTGTCAAATAATTGTTACAATT encodes the following:
- a CDS encoding beta galactosidase jelly roll domain-containing protein codes for the protein MNIRLYIIGFALLIIINSGIAAEQKFSRIENLNGLWKFNLGDNKMWANPNYNDSDWDPIKVPSRWEDEGYNGYDGYAWYRKEFDLNVKNGKNKLYLSLGVIDDVAEIFLNGKLIATSGSFPPNFRTAYNLKIWIPLQISDLAQNGKNIIAIRVFDEQLDGGIYNGDIGIFTNDLALNFIANFEGYWKFRTGDNSSWLKNNFDDRDWKSIIVPSTWEQQGFDGYDGFAWYRITFNINLEKDFESNDLVLMVGKIDDIDETFLNEKKVGSTGDVLAMPLIKNFSNGDNSEYKQLRGYKINKADLRSGKNVIAVRVYDGFQYGGIYEGPVGIVTLKNYIRYITKNTDLKKKNFIEKLFE